One Camarhynchus parvulus chromosome 26, STF_HiC, whole genome shotgun sequence genomic window carries:
- the SHISA4 gene encoding protein shisa-4 — protein MGPGGPGSGWPLAGTLLVAVAASMVAGGEDCLWYVDRNGSWHPGFDCEFFTFCCGTCHQRYCCRDPLRLLTERQQRHCLAFSPKTIAGIASAVVLFIAIVTTIVCCFMCSCCYLYQRRQHSHTPLQGPEIPLSSYHPAAPPAPFPVDPKAGPTPPQPGFTPMAMYPPPGPAAQYPMYPSGPPVYNPTAPPPYVPAQPSYPGA, from the exons aTGGGGCCCGGGGGCCCCGGGAGCGGCTGGCCCCTGGCCGGGACCCTGCTGGTGGCCGTGGCCGCCTCGATGG TGGCCGGGGGCGAAGACTGCCTGTGGTACGTGGACAGAAATGGGTCATGGCACCCTGGCTTCGACTGTGAGTTCTTCACCTTCTGCTGCGGCACATGCCACCAGCGGTACTGCTGCCGAGACCCTCTGCGCCTGCTCACCGAGCGCCAGCAGCGCCACTGCCTTGCCTTCAG CCCCAAGACCATCGCAGGCATCGCCTCAGCTGTGGTGCTTTTCATCGCCATCGTCACCACCATCGTCTGCTGCTTCATGTGCTCCTGCTGCTACTTGTACCAGCGCCGGCAGCACTCCCACACACCCCTGCAAG GCCCGGAAATTCCCCTGTCCAGCTACCACCCcgcagctcccccagctcccttccccGTGGACCCCAAAGCCGGCCCTAcacctccccagcctggcttcaCCCCCATGGCCATGTACCCCCCGCCCGGCCCTGCCGCCCAGTACCCCATGTACCCCTCCGGCCCCCCTGTCTACAACCCCACAG CACCACCACCCTATGTCCCGGCGCAGCCCAGCTACCCTGGAGCTTGA